A window from Citrus sinensis cultivar Valencia sweet orange chromosome 5, DVS_A1.0, whole genome shotgun sequence encodes these proteins:
- the LOC127902527 gene encoding superoxide dismutase [Cu-Zn]-like isoform X2 has product MVNAVAVITGTNGRKGTVSFSVEGSGPTTVKGSLSGLPPGDHALIIHTYGNISNDWISTGPPFKPAGADGFLENITVTSEGIATFEIYKTIPLSGTNSVIRRGLVVHSSPSPDPGDGVAWGTIGLSY; this is encoded by the exons ATGGTGAATGCAGTTGCAGTTATTACTGGAACTAACGGTCGCAAGGGAACTGTTTCCTTTAGCGTTGAAGGAAGTG gTCCAACAACTGTGAAAGGAAGCCTCTCTGGTTTGCCGCCTGGTGATCACGCACTCATTATTCACACTTACGGAAACATAAGCAATGATTGGATATCAACTG GACCCCCTTTTAAACCTGCTGGAGCTGACGGTTTTTTAGAAAACATCACTGTTACTAGTGAGG GTATTGCtacttttgaaatttacaagaCG ATTCCTCTTTCTGGAACAAATTCCGTTATTAGAAGGGGTCTTGTAGTCCACTCAAGTCCCA GTCCAGATCCTGGTGATGGAGTAGCTTGGG GCACCATCGGTCTCAGTTATTGA
- the LOC127902527 gene encoding superoxide dismutase [Cu-Zn]-like isoform X1, whose translation MVNAVAVITGTNGRKGTVSFSVEGSGPTTVKGSLSGLPPGDHALIIHTYGNISNDWISTGPPFKPAGADGFLENITVTSEGCEEPAFDPKALLACHLSNHFQRAADEEGEVYPMSWQNCYGEEYQHVNSASWKFLECFQ comes from the exons ATGGTGAATGCAGTTGCAGTTATTACTGGAACTAACGGTCGCAAGGGAACTGTTTCCTTTAGCGTTGAAGGAAGTG gTCCAACAACTGTGAAAGGAAGCCTCTCTGGTTTGCCGCCTGGTGATCACGCACTCATTATTCACACTTACGGAAACATAAGCAATGATTGGATATCAACTG GACCCCCTTTTAAACCTGCTGGAGCTGACGGTTTTTTAGAAAACATCACTGTTACTAGTGAGG GTTGTGAAGAACCAGCATTTGATCCCAAGGCCCTGCTGGCATGCCACCTGAGCAACCATTTCCAAAGAGCAGCTGATGAGGAAGGTGAGGTGTATCCTATGAGCTGGCAAAACTGTTATGGTGAGGAATATCAACATGTGAACTCTGCAAGCTGGAAATTTCTAGAATGTTTTCAATGA
- the LOC127902528 gene encoding superoxide dismutase [Cu-Zn] 1-like, with product MISHSTMVNAVAVITGTNGRKGTVSFSVEGSGPTTVKGSLSGLPPGDHALIIHTYGNISNDWVSTVPPFKPAGADGFLENITVTSEGIATFEIYKTIPLSGTNSVIGRGLVVHASPSPDPGDGVAWGTIGLSY from the exons ATGat ATCACACAGCACAATGGTGAATGCAGTTGCAGTTATTACTGGAACTAACGGTCGCAAGGGAACTGTTTCCTTTAGCGTTGAAGGAAGTG gTCCAACAACTGTGAAAGGAAGCCTCTCTGGTTTGCCGCCTGGTGATCACGCACTCATTATTCACACTTACGGAAACATAAGCAATGATTGGGTATCAACTG TACCCCCTTTTAAACCTGCTGGAGCTGACGGTTTTTTAGAAAACATCACTGTTACTAGTGAGG GTATTGCtacttttgaaatttacaagaCG ATTCCTCTTTCTGGAACAAATTCCGTTATTGGAAGGGGTCTTGTAGTCCACGCAAGTCCCA GTCCAGATCCTGGTGATGGAGTAGCTTGGG GCACCATCGGTCTCAGTTATTGA